The Achromobacter pestifer genome includes a region encoding these proteins:
- a CDS encoding type II secretion system F family protein yields the protein MLEEALVLASLAAVLAIGAVLLWRHADRSARRAASSAFLESQLQRGRDAPAADAPFAENSRQFRSGFAGWDRLLRLAGLRQSAGLYLRIALPVVGGAALAWTLLGALSGVVTFLLLAVFAYFLLWLRADKRQRRMISQLPAFLDNIVRLLTIGNSMGAAFQTAAAATDEPLREVVETAASLSRSKELDAALAHVSRLYGLKELYMVAAVVSLALRFGGRSDQVLERMAAFMRDVAQARNELTASSAEVRLSAWILALLPVGIAGFIIVANNDLFMGLWQDPQGFRMLLTAVCLQIGGCYWLYRMAKAI from the coding sequence ATGCTGGAGGAAGCCCTGGTGCTTGCAAGCCTGGCTGCGGTGCTCGCCATCGGGGCCGTGCTGCTATGGCGCCATGCCGACCGCAGCGCGCGGCGGGCGGCCAGCTCCGCCTTTCTGGAAAGCCAGCTGCAGCGGGGCCGCGACGCGCCCGCCGCCGATGCGCCTTTCGCCGAGAACTCGCGCCAGTTCCGCAGCGGCTTTGCCGGCTGGGACCGCTTGCTGCGCCTGGCCGGCTTGCGGCAAAGCGCCGGCCTGTATCTGCGCATCGCGCTGCCCGTTGTTGGCGGTGCCGCGCTGGCCTGGACCTTGCTGGGGGCGCTGTCGGGCGTGGTGACGTTCCTGCTGCTGGCCGTGTTTGCATACTTCCTGTTGTGGCTGCGGGCCGACAAGCGCCAGCGGCGCATGATCTCGCAGCTGCCTGCTTTCCTGGACAACATCGTACGCCTGCTCACCATCGGCAACAGCATGGGCGCCGCGTTCCAGACCGCCGCGGCCGCTACCGACGAACCCTTGCGCGAAGTGGTGGAGACCGCGGCTAGCCTGAGCCGCTCCAAGGAGCTGGATGCGGCACTGGCGCATGTGTCGCGCCTGTATGGGCTGAAGGAGCTGTACATGGTCGCGGCGGTAGTGTCGCTGGCCTTGCGCTTCGGCGGCCGCAGCGACCAGGTGCTGGAACGCATGGCGGCCTTCATGCGCGACGTCGCCCAGGCCCGCAACGAACTGACCGCCAGCTCCGCCGAGGTGCGGCTGTCGGCCTGGATTCTGGCCTTGCTGCCGGTGGGAATCGCGGGTTTCATCATCGTCGCCAACAACGATTTGTTCATGGGCCTGTGGCAGGACCCGCAAGGCTTCAGGATGCTGCTGACCGCGGTCTGCCTCCAGATCGGCGGCTGCTATTGGCTGTATCGCATGGCCAAGGCCATTTGA
- a CDS encoding sigma 54-interacting transcriptional regulator has translation MSQNFAREEFDVYVWEGTSDIAGRAERCLAGMDVSLLRADAGTAFPPPRDLARPAVALVSVSVMGDKRFSGYDWLAAQGLPVIWVAAEARGRDPRYYPPEYSYTLPLTFTTADLRKLLYELLGTLNQLNRSAPRREQPLIAVSATMQDLLAETEMYADCRSNVLIHGETGVGKERVARLLHDRAAWRDGPFVAVNCGAIPEGLFEAHFFGHAKGAFTGAIGAHKGYFEQASGGTLFLDEIGDLPLYQQVKLLRVLEQNTVTRLGSTVEVPVDFRLVAATNKDLRVLVGQDEFRADLYYRLAVIELRIPNLEQRGPQEKAAIFRALLKRQGVEDEAPGWLLERVSRTRYAGNVRELSNVAERVAIVRRQFQAWDPPRIERIFDQLSEPLRMAGAVAARAEPAVFTDAERAERERVLAALDANDWRRQDTAHTLGISRKVLWEKMRKLQLGAGQGEPADGVAETI, from the coding sequence ATGAGCCAGAATTTCGCGCGCGAAGAATTCGACGTGTACGTCTGGGAGGGCACTTCCGACATTGCCGGCCGCGCCGAGCGCTGCCTGGCGGGCATGGACGTGTCGCTGCTGCGGGCGGACGCCGGCACCGCGTTTCCGCCGCCGCGCGACCTGGCGCGGCCGGCGGTCGCCCTGGTGTCGGTATCCGTGATGGGCGACAAGCGCTTCAGCGGCTACGACTGGCTGGCGGCGCAGGGGCTGCCGGTCATCTGGGTGGCTGCGGAAGCGCGCGGACGCGATCCGCGCTATTACCCGCCGGAATACTCCTACACGCTGCCGCTGACCTTCACCACCGCGGACCTGCGCAAGCTGCTGTATGAGCTGCTGGGTACGCTGAACCAGCTCAACCGTTCCGCTCCCCGGCGCGAGCAACCGCTGATCGCCGTGTCCGCGACCATGCAGGACCTGCTGGCGGAGACGGAAATGTACGCCGACTGCCGCAGCAACGTGCTGATCCACGGCGAAACCGGCGTGGGCAAGGAACGCGTCGCGCGCCTGCTGCATGACCGCGCCGCCTGGCGCGACGGACCTTTCGTGGCGGTCAACTGCGGCGCCATCCCCGAAGGCCTGTTCGAGGCGCATTTCTTCGGCCACGCCAAAGGCGCATTCACCGGCGCGATCGGCGCGCACAAAGGGTATTTCGAGCAGGCTAGCGGCGGCACGCTGTTCCTGGACGAGATCGGCGACTTGCCGCTGTACCAGCAGGTCAAGCTGTTGCGCGTCCTGGAACAGAACACGGTGACCCGGCTGGGTTCGACCGTGGAGGTGCCGGTGGACTTCCGCCTGGTTGCCGCCACCAACAAGGATTTGCGCGTGCTGGTGGGGCAGGACGAGTTCCGCGCGGACCTGTACTACCGGCTGGCGGTCATCGAGCTGCGCATTCCCAACCTGGAGCAGCGCGGCCCGCAGGAAAAGGCCGCGATCTTCCGCGCCTTGCTAAAGCGCCAGGGCGTGGAGGACGAAGCGCCGGGGTGGCTGCTGGAGCGCGTCTCGCGCACGCGCTACGCCGGCAATGTGCGCGAGCTGTCCAATGTGGCCGAGCGCGTCGCCATCGTGCGGCGGCAGTTCCAGGCTTGGGACCCGCCGCGCATCGAACGCATTTTCGACCAGTTGAGCGAGCCGCTGCGGATGGCTGGAGCCGTCGCCGCGCGGGCCGAGCCCGCCGTGTTCACCGACGCGGAGCGCGCCGAACGCGAGCGCGTGCTGGCGGCGCTGGATGCCAATGACTGGCGGCGCCAGGATACCGCCCACACGCTGGGCATCAGCCGCAAGGTGTTGTGGGAAAAAATGCGCAAGCTGCAACTGGGGGCAGGACAGGGCGAACCCGCCGATGGCGTTGCCGAGACGATATGA
- a CDS encoding type II secretion system F family protein, which yields MNILQSWNASSVLAMALMLVAAGLVVLGLGMARRLRSQGRSRQVVDQALAAREGGATALAAPRGESGQGRLAAAARAADTFGKRLSEGRLADALLAAEDRKLVDMAGYADPGTARSRFVLIRFGLAILLPVAAVMLDLRKHLLDMPMGAFVAAFLAFAIGYMLPKWIVQRRLARRRRQAADELPLLIDLLRLLQGVGLSIDQSLQVLVKEFGQVLPVLSFELRLASELYVRGRTREQSLARMATGFNNDDLSAICRLIVQVDQHGGAVQEPLNRFGERLRDKRRLELKEKVGKTTVKMTGVMIVTLLPALLIVTGGAGFIAVLRGLSRMGGMQ from the coding sequence ATGAACATCCTGCAATCCTGGAATGCGTCTTCTGTCCTGGCGATGGCGCTGATGCTGGTGGCGGCCGGCCTGGTGGTGCTGGGCCTGGGCATGGCGCGGCGCCTGCGCAGCCAGGGCCGCAGCCGCCAGGTGGTGGACCAGGCGCTGGCCGCGCGCGAGGGCGGCGCTACGGCATTGGCGGCCCCGCGCGGCGAGAGCGGGCAGGGCCGGCTGGCGGCTGCTGCGCGGGCGGCCGACACGTTCGGCAAGCGCTTGAGCGAGGGCCGGCTGGCCGACGCGCTGTTGGCCGCCGAGGACCGCAAGCTGGTGGACATGGCGGGCTATGCCGACCCCGGCACCGCGCGTTCGCGCTTCGTCCTGATCCGGTTCGGCTTGGCGATCCTGCTGCCCGTGGCCGCGGTTATGCTGGATCTGCGCAAGCATCTTCTGGACATGCCGATGGGTGCTTTCGTCGCGGCCTTCCTGGCTTTCGCGATCGGCTACATGCTGCCCAAATGGATCGTGCAGCGGCGCCTGGCGCGCCGCCGCAGGCAGGCGGCCGACGAGCTGCCCCTGTTGATCGATCTGCTGCGGCTGTTGCAGGGCGTGGGCCTGTCGATAGACCAGAGCCTGCAGGTGCTGGTCAAGGAGTTCGGCCAGGTGCTGCCGGTGCTGTCATTCGAATTGCGTCTGGCGTCCGAACTCTATGTGCGCGGCCGCACGCGCGAGCAGTCGCTGGCCAGGATGGCCACGGGCTTCAACAACGACGACCTGTCCGCCATCTGCCGCCTGATCGTACAGGTGGACCAGCACGGGGGCGCGGTGCAGGAACCCCTGAACCGCTTCGGCGAACGCCTGCGGGACAAGCGGCGCCTGGAGCTGAAGGAAAAAGTGGGCAAGACCACGGTCAAGATGACCGGGGTCATGATCGTGACGCTGCTGCCCGCGCTGTTGATCGTGACGGGCGGGGCGGGATTTATCGCGGTGTTGCGCGGCCTGTCGCGCATGGGGGGGATGCAATGA
- a CDS encoding pilus assembly protein TadG-related protein: protein MTVAVVFAVLVGVVLLGVLQLGYGFYMKREMQKAADLAALSAVQVLSQGASADCTRAAAAGRASGLANVPNILDAFTAADFTVECKVWDPTRSDATGMHVFDAVGGQAYNAVRVTVSKQLANLIPGVGGLKASVAAVATNTQPVATFTVGSRLLRLERGGLLSQLLATVGASPSQLDVLDAAGLANVGITPAGLLEALGLPLSVAAGVGTPQQLAAVNNLTLGQLLNATLTVINQQGTAGADVGLLKNAINTVLAVMPLNLPVKLFGDGGVLNLNVLGGDPSAALQAQVNALNILQTGLAIANGSNLINLGLSVPLLGLDARVRIVEPPSVGVGGVGAQAISAGIRVYLRVNTSNIPLVGPLLANTLNTAVDLPIIIDVAQSTGTVRKLCEAPLAENQATIDVTSAAASVCLGRFPGMASATDPSAANFQSLTNRCEPSAFGSVGRHQVLNVLGILPLTARVTLPVFSSSAPVSVTLTAPPSPNATATVNATNVDLSKLASNLTDALIGGILGDLFNTGTPLTETQRTELATRLVGGDKNNAGKTISKVVNDMQWSKTAMDQLGTRLTTGGLTGVLGGTLQLVGGILNSLLLAPLSDVTCALALVPDAIRQCRVNAVGALALNGSGQVGGVLSVVMVLLDPLLSSLSVVLQQLLNALGLSVGQTDVSLISVDCGKPRLVY from the coding sequence ATGACCGTCGCCGTCGTCTTCGCGGTGCTGGTCGGGGTGGTGCTGCTGGGCGTGCTGCAGCTCGGCTACGGCTTCTACATGAAGCGCGAAATGCAGAAGGCGGCGGACCTGGCGGCGCTGTCCGCGGTGCAGGTCCTGAGCCAGGGCGCAAGCGCCGATTGCACCCGGGCCGCCGCCGCTGGCCGGGCCTCCGGCCTGGCCAATGTGCCGAACATCCTGGACGCCTTCACGGCGGCCGATTTCACGGTGGAATGCAAGGTGTGGGACCCGACGCGGTCCGACGCCACCGGCATGCACGTCTTCGACGCGGTGGGCGGGCAGGCGTACAACGCAGTGCGGGTCACCGTCAGCAAGCAACTGGCCAATCTCATACCCGGCGTGGGTGGCCTCAAGGCCTCGGTCGCGGCGGTGGCCACCAACACGCAGCCCGTGGCGACCTTCACGGTGGGATCGCGGCTGTTGCGGCTGGAACGCGGCGGCCTGCTGTCGCAGCTGCTGGCCACGGTGGGCGCCTCGCCCTCGCAACTGGACGTGCTGGATGCCGCGGGGCTGGCCAATGTCGGAATTACGCCGGCCGGCCTGCTGGAGGCGCTGGGCCTGCCGCTGTCGGTGGCGGCCGGGGTGGGTACGCCCCAGCAACTGGCGGCGGTCAACAATCTGACGCTCGGCCAGTTGCTCAACGCCACGTTGACCGTCATCAACCAGCAAGGCACCGCGGGCGCCGACGTGGGGCTGTTGAAGAACGCCATCAACACGGTCCTGGCCGTGATGCCGTTGAACCTGCCCGTGAAACTGTTCGGCGACGGCGGCGTGCTGAACCTGAATGTGCTGGGCGGTGATCCCAGTGCCGCCTTGCAGGCCCAGGTCAACGCGCTCAACATCCTGCAAACCGGCCTGGCCATCGCCAACGGCAGCAACCTGATCAATCTGGGGCTGAGCGTGCCGCTCCTGGGCCTGGATGCGCGAGTGCGCATCGTCGAGCCGCCTTCCGTGGGCGTGGGCGGCGTGGGCGCGCAGGCCATCAGCGCCGGCATACGCGTCTATCTGCGCGTCAACACCAGCAACATTCCGCTGGTCGGGCCCTTGCTGGCCAACACCTTGAACACCGCGGTGGACCTGCCCATCATCATCGACGTGGCGCAATCCACGGGCACGGTGCGCAAGCTATGCGAGGCCCCGCTGGCCGAGAATCAGGCGACGATCGACGTGACCTCGGCCGCGGCCAGCGTCTGCCTGGGACGCTTCCCCGGCATGGCGTCGGCCACCGACCCGAGCGCCGCGAATTTTCAGTCGCTCACGAACCGCTGCGAACCCAGCGCATTCGGATCCGTGGGCCGGCATCAGGTCTTGAATGTACTGGGCATATTGCCGCTGACTGCCCGGGTCACGCTGCCGGTGTTCAGTTCCTCGGCGCCCGTGTCGGTGACCCTTACCGCGCCGCCATCGCCCAACGCCACCGCCACCGTCAATGCCACCAACGTGGACCTGTCCAAGCTGGCGTCCAACCTGACTGACGCGCTGATCGGGGGCATTCTGGGGGACCTGTTCAACACTGGCACGCCGCTGACCGAAACGCAGCGCACCGAGCTGGCGACCCGGTTGGTGGGCGGAGACAAGAACAACGCCGGCAAGACTATCTCCAAAGTCGTCAATGACATGCAGTGGTCGAAAACCGCGATGGATCAGCTTGGCACGCGCCTGACCACGGGCGGCCTGACGGGCGTATTGGGCGGCACGCTGCAATTGGTTGGCGGCATCCTGAACTCGCTCCTGCTGGCCCCGCTCAGCGATGTGACCTGCGCGCTGGCGTTGGTGCCGGACGCGATCCGGCAGTGCCGCGTCAACGCCGTCGGCGCGCTGGCCTTGAACGGCAGCGGGCAGGTGGGCGGCGTGCTGTCGGTCGTCATGGTGTTGCTGGATCCCTTGCTCAGTTCGCTGTCCGTGGTGCTGCAACAGCTGCTCAACGCGCTGGGCCTAAGCGTGGGCCAGACCGACGTATCGCTGATTTCCGTGGATTGCGGCAAGCCCCGCCTGGTGTACTGA
- a CDS encoding type II and III secretion system protein family protein, translated as MKKHQRTTMICLLSAAAAMTHAGLGLAQSAAPAAGASAPARDISMAVKGQQTLMLESGAPTRIAIGDPDVADVKVLPASGKRAGSVLLYGKKPGTTQLQVWTGNNAAPQIWNVRVGGSVQGALASRGLGGGANVDIAGGQAVVSGHAESQLGQIASAAMAASAVGGEKNVVDMSTAGAGGVVQVEVKVVEVSRSVMKAAGISFTASNGPWSGGSSTMPASLGGPLAAGFSLFYDSNNFSARLRLLQTNGMARVLAEPTLVALTGQSASFLAGGELPIPQAGGLGTVNVTFKPFGIGLTVTPTVLSRDRISLKVAPEASELDYTNGIAINTSADTSTIIPALRTRRADTTVELGDGESFVISGLVSRQTKAMVNKVPMLGDLPIIGAFFRSVDYSQEDTELVIVVTPRLVRPIARGVALPLPGAKQEQTDTAFNAWGYYLTGPVGGQQMPGFSR; from the coding sequence ATGAAGAAGCATCAGCGCACCACCATGATCTGCCTGCTGTCGGCCGCGGCAGCGATGACGCACGCAGGCCTCGGCCTGGCACAGAGCGCGGCGCCCGCGGCCGGCGCGAGTGCGCCGGCTCGCGACATCTCGATGGCGGTGAAGGGGCAGCAGACCCTCATGCTGGAGAGCGGCGCGCCCACGCGCATCGCCATCGGCGATCCCGACGTGGCGGACGTGAAGGTATTGCCCGCCAGCGGCAAGCGCGCGGGCTCCGTGCTGCTCTATGGCAAGAAGCCCGGCACCACGCAATTGCAGGTCTGGACCGGCAACAACGCCGCGCCGCAGATCTGGAACGTCCGCGTCGGCGGCAGCGTGCAGGGCGCGCTGGCGAGCCGCGGCCTGGGCGGCGGCGCCAACGTCGACATCGCGGGCGGACAGGCCGTCGTGTCGGGCCACGCCGAATCGCAGTTGGGGCAGATCGCGTCGGCCGCCATGGCGGCGTCCGCCGTGGGCGGGGAAAAAAATGTGGTGGACATGTCCACCGCCGGCGCGGGCGGCGTGGTGCAGGTGGAGGTGAAGGTCGTGGAAGTGTCGCGTTCGGTGATGAAGGCGGCCGGCATCAGCTTCACGGCCAGCAACGGTCCCTGGAGCGGCGGCAGCTCCACCATGCCCGCCAGCCTGGGCGGTCCGTTGGCGGCGGGGTTCTCGCTGTTCTACGACTCCAACAATTTCTCGGCGCGGCTGCGCCTGCTGCAGACCAATGGCATGGCGCGCGTCCTGGCCGAGCCGACCCTGGTGGCCTTGACGGGGCAGAGCGCCAGCTTCCTGGCCGGCGGCGAGCTGCCGATTCCGCAGGCCGGCGGCCTGGGGACGGTCAACGTGACCTTCAAGCCCTTCGGCATCGGACTGACCGTCACGCCCACCGTGCTGTCGCGCGACCGCATTTCGCTGAAGGTCGCGCCCGAGGCCAGCGAACTCGACTACACCAACGGCATCGCCATCAACACCAGCGCGGACACCAGCACCATCATTCCGGCCCTGCGTACCCGGCGCGCGGACACCACCGTCGAACTGGGCGATGGCGAGAGCTTCGTGATCAGCGGCTTGGTGTCGCGCCAGACCAAGGCCATGGTCAACAAGGTGCCCATGCTGGGCGACCTGCCCATCATCGGGGCCTTCTTTCGCAGCGTCGACTACTCCCAGGAGGACACCGAGCTGGTCATCGTCGTGACCCCGCGCCTGGTGCGCCCCATCGCGCGCGGCGTGGCCTTGCCGCTGCCGGGAGCCAAGCAGGAGCAGACGGATACGGCGTTCAATGCTTGGGGTTATTACCTGACCGGCCCGGTGGGCGGCCAGCAAATGCCGGGCTTTTCACGGTGA
- a CDS encoding pilus assembly protein CpaE: MSDMKTHASEWVGLQNGTRFLFCSQGNTVAAQLGQALGDLGMLTQESPRIEELARRLTEIAPQVVFLDFTLSDDEPGKLFKSAELARLLARIAPTVPRVAVGFLSQPEGAIAALRAGVSDFVDPSVAPQEIKEVVLRLLDRPSSGRMDGTRRSVVLLGARPGVGTSTLAVHLAGMAQDRLKLAQVQRAAAAGAKAAKPSGEPLPLSSRVALMDLGWPVGDCQLYLNIGGDFDFAEAARNLRRLDSTLLGSAMAHTANGLSVLSLPRDLGQMRDVSQSDSLLVFERMRQHFSVVVADTGGFTNPEFVSSLARASQLNWIVTDQSVGALVSLAGLLQELEQLHVERRSLGLIVNRYDERYGMTAQQIAERFQLELVGTLPDRTLPLMVCTNRGHLLHEEAERDVYVRAVQALAERLCAEESGAGGRSGWLATWLPGVHRRMVVG; this comes from the coding sequence GTGAGCGATATGAAGACACATGCCAGCGAATGGGTGGGCCTGCAAAACGGCACGCGGTTCCTGTTCTGCTCCCAGGGCAACACGGTTGCCGCGCAGCTGGGGCAGGCCTTGGGCGACCTGGGGATGCTGACCCAGGAATCGCCGCGCATAGAGGAACTGGCGCGGCGCCTGACGGAGATCGCGCCGCAGGTGGTGTTCCTGGATTTCACCTTGAGCGACGACGAGCCCGGAAAACTGTTCAAGTCCGCCGAACTGGCGCGCTTGCTGGCGCGCATCGCGCCGACGGTGCCGCGCGTGGCGGTGGGCTTCCTGAGCCAGCCGGAGGGCGCGATCGCCGCCTTGCGGGCGGGCGTGAGCGATTTTGTCGATCCTTCGGTGGCGCCGCAGGAGATCAAGGAAGTGGTGCTGCGCCTGCTCGACCGCCCGTCCAGCGGCCGCATGGACGGTACGCGCCGCAGCGTCGTGCTGCTGGGCGCGCGTCCCGGCGTGGGTACCAGCACCTTGGCCGTGCATCTGGCAGGCATGGCGCAGGACCGCCTGAAGCTTGCTCAGGTCCAACGCGCCGCCGCTGCCGGAGCCAAGGCGGCCAAGCCCTCCGGCGAGCCGCTGCCCCTGTCCAGCCGCGTCGCGCTGATGGACCTGGGCTGGCCCGTGGGCGACTGCCAGCTCTATCTGAATATCGGCGGCGACTTCGACTTCGCCGAGGCCGCGCGCAATTTGCGCCGCCTCGATTCCACGCTGCTGGGGTCGGCCATGGCGCATACGGCCAATGGTCTGAGCGTGCTGTCGCTGCCGCGCGACCTGGGCCAGATGCGCGACGTGTCGCAGTCGGATTCGTTGCTGGTGTTCGAGCGCATGCGCCAGCATTTCTCGGTTGTGGTGGCCGATACGGGCGGCTTCACCAATCCTGAATTCGTGTCCAGCCTGGCGCGCGCCTCGCAACTGAACTGGATCGTGACCGACCAGAGCGTGGGCGCGCTGGTGTCGCTGGCCGGCCTGTTGCAGGAACTGGAGCAGCTGCACGTGGAACGGCGCAGCCTGGGCCTGATCGTCAACCGCTATGACGAGCGCTACGGCATGACCGCGCAGCAGATCGCCGAACGCTTCCAACTGGAACTGGTGGGCACGCTGCCGGACCGCACGCTGCCCCTGATGGTGTGCACGAACCGGGGCCATCTGCTGCACGAGGAAGCCGAGCGCGACGTCTACGTGCGCGCGGTGCAGGCGCTGGCCGAACGCCTGTGCGCCGAAGAGAGCGGGGCCGGCGGGCGGTCAGGCTGGTTGGCCACCTGGCTGCCCGGCGTGCACCGCCGCATGGTGGTCGGTTGA
- a CDS encoding CpaF family protein codes for MIMTATIEFGGDGDKGFSASDRYQEVKTAAYEHLLSRIEELGAEFGRWARSAIQEFVDIEVASFVRLRRVPINEGEMRAIAEALTKELAGLGPLEDLLADPAVEDILINGYDNVFVSRRGVLARETLRFTDNQHVLRIVRRILAPIGRRLDESSPMVDARLPDGGRLNVVIEPLAVDGPMVSIRKFRQDPLKPADLLTLGSFDEEIYRLLNEAVKNRCNILVSGGTSSGKTSLLNALAFFIPETERVVTVEDTTELSLNHPHVVRLESRQGGFDGSGAVTIRELIRNSLRMRPDRVVVGEVRGAEVMDMLQAMNTGHEGSMATIHANSPRECLYRIEMLAGFAGFQGSEDSLRRQIASALDFIVQIGRLSNGKRRVLSVTEITGMGDNVISTQELYRHESYATPDGDEKDRWNWLGIHPHTPKLAKLRNEARTNDNPPDDRDGGGGGFWSRRR; via the coding sequence ATGATCATGACAGCAACGATAGAGTTTGGCGGCGATGGCGACAAAGGCTTCTCGGCCTCGGACCGCTACCAGGAAGTGAAGACGGCGGCCTACGAGCACCTGCTGTCGCGCATCGAGGAGCTGGGCGCGGAGTTCGGCCGTTGGGCTCGGTCGGCGATCCAGGAGTTCGTGGACATCGAGGTCGCGAGTTTTGTGCGCTTGCGTCGGGTGCCCATCAATGAAGGCGAAATGCGCGCCATTGCCGAGGCGCTGACCAAAGAGCTGGCCGGCCTGGGGCCGCTGGAGGACCTGCTGGCGGACCCGGCCGTGGAAGACATCCTGATCAACGGCTACGACAATGTTTTCGTCTCGCGCCGCGGCGTGCTGGCGCGCGAGACGCTGCGCTTCACCGACAACCAGCACGTGCTGCGCATCGTGCGCCGCATCCTGGCGCCGATCGGCCGCCGGCTGGACGAGTCCAGCCCCATGGTGGACGCGCGCCTGCCCGATGGCGGCCGCCTGAACGTGGTGATCGAGCCGCTGGCGGTGGATGGCCCCATGGTGTCGATCCGCAAATTCCGCCAGGACCCGCTCAAGCCGGCGGACCTGCTGACCCTGGGCAGCTTCGACGAAGAGATCTACCGGCTGCTGAACGAGGCGGTGAAGAACCGCTGCAATATATTGGTTTCTGGCGGCACCAGTTCGGGCAAGACCTCGCTGCTGAACGCCCTGGCGTTCTTCATCCCCGAAACGGAACGCGTGGTGACGGTGGAGGACACCACCGAGCTGTCGCTCAACCATCCGCACGTGGTGCGGCTGGAATCGCGCCAGGGGGGCTTTGACGGCAGCGGCGCGGTCACCATCCGCGAGCTGATCCGCAACAGCCTGCGCATGCGGCCGGACCGCGTGGTGGTGGGCGAAGTGCGCGGCGCCGAGGTCATGGACATGCTGCAGGCCATGAACACCGGGCATGAGGGTTCGATGGCGACCATCCACGCCAATTCCCCGCGCGAATGCCTGTACCGGATCGAGATGCTGGCCGGATTCGCCGGATTCCAGGGCAGCGAGGACAGCCTGCGCAGGCAGATCGCCAGCGCGCTGGACTTCATCGTGCAGATCGGCCGCCTGTCCAACGGCAAGCGCCGTGTGCTGTCGGTGACCGAGATCACCGGCATGGGCGACAACGTGATCTCCACGCAGGAACTCTATCGCCACGAATCCTATGCGACGCCGGACGGCGATGAGAAGGATCGCTGGAACTGGCTGGGCATCCACCCCCACACGCCCAAGCTGGCCAAGCTGCGCAACGAGGCGCGCACCAATGACAACCCGCCGGACGACCGCGATGGCGGGGGCGGCGGCTTCTGGAGCAGGAGGCGCTGA
- a CDS encoding DUF3613 domain-containing protein, with amino-acid sequence MSRTTPRALFILACACAALTPIAGQAQSNAPLTGSMSGAAGAAPAPASAPASAPAAAMPERPVVQQMQTPLPQTPAAAPAAQESFGDVTRGLLAAQADGRRAGNALPVLGPVSTAAWNRYLESFKHPIPVWFDRNVEIPNVQ; translated from the coding sequence ATGTCCCGTACGACCCCGCGCGCTTTGTTCATCCTGGCCTGCGCCTGCGCCGCGCTGACGCCCATCGCCGGCCAGGCGCAATCCAACGCGCCGCTGACCGGCAGCATGTCGGGCGCCGCCGGCGCCGCGCCCGCGCCGGCTTCCGCCCCGGCATCGGCGCCCGCGGCCGCCATGCCGGAGCGGCCCGTGGTGCAGCAGATGCAGACCCCGCTGCCGCAGACGCCGGCCGCGGCGCCCGCGGCGCAAGAGAGCTTTGGCGACGTGACGCGCGGCTTGCTGGCGGCGCAGGCTGACGGCCGTCGCGCCGGCAATGCCCTGCCCGTGCTGGGACCGGTTTCCACGGCGGCCTGGAACCGCTACCTGGAAAGTTTCAAGCATCCCATCCCCGTGTGGTTCGACCGGAATGTGGAAATTCCCAACGTCCAATAG
- a CDS encoding tetratricopeptide repeat protein: MNSATESRSRAGRCALAATVLVVGAGLSGCKTNNAESAWQLIQQQQQEQALMRQKEDEVQSKSRPKEPEMMLSMIVEAQRQERYFASLAYIDGYQQKYGSDARVAVLRAEALRQTGQAALSEQAYRALTTTDQAAEGWHGLGLIAGSRGQFDQAADYFSRAARLAPMDARILGDLGYARLRAGDPAGARVPLGQAAELTPDSAKVVANLAVLLLVEGDPLKAQRLMERAQLSEEARGQVLRLAAEIRGQLAPVPGASLAPATRVSSGEQAVMPMMSPLMEGLGNGPIVR, encoded by the coding sequence ATGAATAGCGCAACGGAAAGCAGGTCGCGCGCAGGGCGCTGCGCGCTCGCGGCCACGGTGCTGGTGGTGGGCGCGGGCTTGAGCGGATGCAAGACCAACAACGCGGAATCCGCCTGGCAGCTGATCCAGCAACAGCAGCAGGAACAGGCGCTGATGCGGCAGAAGGAAGACGAGGTCCAGAGCAAGAGCCGGCCCAAGGAACCCGAGATGATGCTGTCCATGATCGTCGAGGCGCAGCGCCAGGAGCGCTACTTTGCGTCGCTCGCGTACATCGACGGCTATCAGCAGAAATACGGCAGCGACGCGCGCGTGGCCGTGCTGCGCGCCGAGGCGCTGCGCCAGACCGGCCAGGCGGCGTTGAGCGAGCAGGCCTATCGCGCGCTGACCACCACCGACCAGGCGGCCGAGGGCTGGCATGGCCTGGGCCTTATCGCCGGATCGCGCGGGCAGTTCGACCAGGCGGCCGATTACTTTTCGCGGGCGGCGAGGCTGGCGCCCATGGACGCGCGGATCCTGGGCGACCTGGGCTATGCGCGCCTGCGGGCGGGCGATCCAGCGGGCGCGCGCGTGCCGCTGGGGCAGGCGGCCGAGTTGACGCCGGATAGTGCCAAAGTGGTGGCGAACCTGGCGGTGCTGCTGCTGGTCGAGGGCGATCCGCTCAAGGCGCAGCGCCTGATGGAGCGGGCGCAATTGAGCGAGGAAGCGCGCGGGCAGGTGCTGCGACTGGCCGCCGAGATCCGAGGCCAACTGGCCCCGGTGCCGGGCGCATCCCTTGCGCCGGCCACCCGGGTGTCCAGCGGCGAGCAGGCCGTCATGCCGATGATGAGTCCCCTGATGGAAGGGCTGGGCAATGGCCCCATCGTGCGCTAA